The following are encoded together in the Kribbella sp. CA-293567 genome:
- a CDS encoding carbohydrate ABC transporter permease — protein MKTRVRWPGLIMHVFLAIAGVLCLFPFYWTLVMATNTTSDIYRYPPKFTLGSQLDDNIRAVLENVAFFQSMANTLIVAVCTTVLVLFFDSLAAFTFAKFRFPGRNALFVILLATMLLPAQLGAVPQFQTMAAFGWVGSLKALIIPASANAFGIFWLRQYFQNSIHDELVEAATLDGCGFLGVYRHVALPSARPALAFLGIFTFVASWNDYFWPLIVLTNPDHLTLQVALSSLNRSHGVDYSMVMTGALMAMVPLIIVFVIFARQFIKGATEGAIRG, from the coding sequence GTGAAGACTCGTGTGCGATGGCCGGGGCTGATCATGCACGTCTTCCTGGCGATCGCCGGGGTGCTGTGCCTGTTCCCCTTCTACTGGACGTTGGTGATGGCAACCAACACCACGTCGGACATCTACCGGTATCCGCCCAAGTTCACCCTCGGCTCCCAGCTCGACGACAACATCCGCGCGGTGCTGGAGAACGTGGCGTTCTTCCAGTCGATGGCCAACACGCTGATCGTGGCGGTCTGTACGACGGTGCTGGTGCTGTTCTTCGACTCGCTGGCCGCGTTCACCTTCGCGAAGTTCCGGTTCCCGGGGCGGAACGCGCTGTTCGTGATCCTGCTCGCCACGATGCTGCTGCCGGCCCAGCTGGGCGCCGTACCGCAGTTCCAGACGATGGCGGCGTTCGGCTGGGTCGGGTCGCTGAAGGCGCTGATCATCCCGGCGTCGGCCAACGCGTTCGGGATCTTCTGGCTGCGGCAGTACTTCCAGAACTCGATCCACGACGAGCTGGTCGAGGCCGCGACGCTGGACGGCTGCGGCTTCCTCGGCGTCTACCGGCACGTGGCGCTGCCGTCGGCGCGGCCGGCCCTCGCGTTCCTCGGCATCTTCACCTTCGTCGCCTCCTGGAACGACTACTTCTGGCCGTTGATCGTGCTGACCAACCCCGATCACCTGACCCTGCAGGTGGCGCTGTCGTCGCTGAACCGCAGCCACGGCGTCGACTACAGCATGGTGATGACGGGCGCGCTGATGGCGATGGTGCCGCTGATCATCGTCTTCGTGATCTTCGCCCGGCAGTTCATCAAGGGAGCCACCGAGGGCGCGATCCGCGGCTAG
- a CDS encoding carbohydrate ABC transporter permease: MTLTATTPTRPAGTAKPGRRRGIASYWRFYLALSPFYLIFLVFGLYPVASTILLAFQKWDGLGPRKLVGLQNFGFLIEDSTFWLSLWNTVVLFAMSTVPTLVIAMTLAVMLHSAVRFKGVYRIAYFIPNITSLVAAAIFFAAIFSTNFGLINSGLRALGLPTEDWLRQPWGIKIAISTMIVWQWAGYNTIIYLAGLQAIPTEQYEAAKVDGAGPFRTFFQITLPQLRPVVLFTVIMSTIGGLQTFTEPQVMVGNAGGTGQSGMTVVMYFYNQAFFNNDYGYAGAIALSIFLLVLLFTAINWRLLGGRGRR; encoded by the coding sequence GTGACGCTGACCGCGACGACGCCCACCCGTCCGGCCGGTACGGCGAAGCCGGGGCGCCGGCGCGGCATCGCGTCGTACTGGCGCTTCTACCTGGCGCTGTCGCCGTTCTACCTGATCTTCCTGGTCTTCGGCCTCTACCCGGTGGCGTCGACGATCCTGCTGGCCTTCCAGAAGTGGGACGGTCTCGGGCCCCGCAAGCTGGTCGGGCTGCAGAACTTCGGCTTCCTGATCGAGGACAGCACCTTCTGGCTGTCGTTGTGGAACACCGTGGTGCTGTTCGCGATGTCGACCGTGCCGACGCTGGTGATCGCGATGACGCTGGCGGTGATGCTGCATTCGGCGGTCCGGTTCAAGGGCGTCTACCGGATCGCCTACTTCATCCCGAACATCACCTCGCTGGTGGCGGCGGCGATCTTCTTCGCCGCCATCTTCAGTACCAACTTCGGGCTGATCAACTCCGGGCTGCGCGCGCTCGGCCTGCCCACCGAGGACTGGCTGCGGCAGCCGTGGGGGATCAAGATCGCGATCTCCACGATGATCGTGTGGCAGTGGGCCGGCTACAACACGATCATCTACCTGGCCGGTCTGCAGGCGATCCCGACCGAGCAGTACGAGGCGGCCAAGGTGGACGGCGCGGGACCGTTCCGGACGTTCTTCCAGATCACGTTGCCGCAACTGCGTCCGGTGGTGCTGTTCACCGTGATCATGTCGACGATCGGCGGCCTGCAGACCTTCACCGAACCGCAGGTGATGGTCGGCAACGCCGGCGGTACGGGGCAGAGCGGGATGACGGTGGTCATGTACTTCTACAACCAGGCCTTCTTCAACAACGACTACGGGTACGCCGGTGCGATCGCCCTGAGCATCTTCCTGCTCGTGCTGCTCTTCACCGCGATCAACTGGAGGCTGCTCGGCGGAAGGGGACGCCGGTGA
- a CDS encoding ABC transporter substrate-binding protein, whose translation MELSRRTVLAGGFATLLGGTLVGCSSSMDTGSTKKNAGGNLALWCWPGGLGKSVLDDTVAHFPDQNIKYSEVGGDFKQKLLTTFNGGSSIPDITGVKGEDIASLLPQANRFVDLKTIGGDALLGDYLEWKVKQATTLDGKVLGIPIDIGPTALFYREDIFAAAGLPGDPAEVAEQLKTWDDFLAAGVELRKANPKAPIVADATDLYGTVVNQGTSRYIDKDNRFIGDQDHIRKAWDTAVKAITLKVDGRALGGSPDWNAGLDQGTVPTVTGAAWVALDIKAACKTSAGKWRVAATPSGPANFGGSFLTITKNAADPAAALEVIKYMLSADNQAKAFADAQIFPSAPAAYDKPQLKAADPFFGGQAPIEVFGPAAKNIPVAYEAPLDAAIAVHGIKLVQAGKKTSDAAWAEAVAKAKQIGKRQGVQ comes from the coding sequence ATGGAGCTCTCACGTCGGACGGTGCTCGCCGGAGGGTTCGCCACCCTGCTCGGCGGAACGCTCGTCGGCTGTTCGTCCAGCATGGACACGGGATCGACGAAGAAGAACGCAGGAGGCAACCTCGCGCTGTGGTGCTGGCCGGGTGGCCTGGGCAAGTCCGTCCTGGACGACACCGTCGCGCACTTCCCGGACCAGAACATCAAGTACTCCGAGGTCGGGGGCGACTTCAAGCAGAAGCTGCTCACCACCTTCAACGGCGGCAGCTCGATCCCGGACATCACCGGGGTCAAGGGTGAGGACATCGCCTCGCTGCTCCCGCAGGCCAACCGGTTCGTCGACCTCAAGACGATCGGCGGCGACGCCCTGCTGGGCGACTACCTGGAGTGGAAGGTCAAGCAGGCCACCACGCTGGACGGCAAGGTGCTCGGCATCCCGATCGACATCGGCCCGACCGCGCTGTTCTACCGCGAGGACATCTTCGCCGCCGCCGGGCTGCCCGGCGACCCGGCCGAGGTGGCCGAGCAGCTGAAGACCTGGGACGACTTCCTGGCCGCCGGGGTGGAGCTGCGCAAGGCCAACCCGAAGGCGCCGATCGTTGCCGACGCCACCGATCTCTACGGCACGGTCGTCAACCAGGGCACGTCGCGGTACATCGACAAGGACAACAGGTTCATCGGCGACCAGGACCACATCCGGAAAGCCTGGGACACCGCGGTCAAGGCGATCACGCTCAAGGTCGACGGCCGTGCCCTCGGCGGCTCACCGGACTGGAACGCCGGCCTCGACCAGGGCACCGTGCCCACGGTCACCGGCGCGGCCTGGGTCGCACTGGACATCAAGGCCGCCTGCAAGACCAGCGCCGGCAAGTGGCGGGTCGCGGCGACCCCGAGCGGTCCGGCGAACTTCGGTGGCTCGTTCCTGACCATCACCAAGAACGCCGCCGATCCGGCCGCGGCGCTCGAGGTGATCAAGTACATGCTCAGCGCCGACAACCAGGCCAAGGCGTTCGCCGACGCGCAGATCTTCCCGTCCGCCCCGGCCGCCTACGACAAGCCGCAACTCAAGGCGGCGGACCCGTTCTTCGGTGGCCAGGCGCCGATCGAGGTCTTCGGGCCGGCCGCCAAGAACATCCCGGTCGCCTACGAGGCGCCGCTGGACGCCGCGATCGCCGTACACGGCATCAAGCTGGTCCAGGCGGGCAAGAAGACGTCGGACGCGGCCTGGGCGGAGGCGGTCGCGAAGGCGAAGCAGATCGGCAAGCGTCAGGGCGTGCAGTGA
- a CDS encoding carbohydrate kinase family protein, translating to MQELAMSELDVVVSGLVFHDLVLGLPSAPRPGTEVWADDSAESPGGIANFAVALARLGLRTGLAATFGADDLGDRLWDRLALGEGIDLTLSRKLDGWQTPLTVALAYDNDRALVTRGTPPPLSADELLTTLPAAKAVAAHIGPWPNEWLAKARAAGSVVFADVGWDPTEQWDPAVLDQLEHCDVFLPNAGEAMNYTRTSTPDEALGRLAEKVPLVVVSDGANGALALDASTGERVVVPAVQVSAADTTGAGDVFAAGFIAASHWGLPLAERVEFAALVAALSVTKLGGAEAAPRWADLAAWHHQHPEHPSLAALISAHSGSAGLRDQSGR from the coding sequence ATGCAAGAGCTGGCGATGAGCGAACTGGACGTCGTCGTGTCCGGCCTGGTCTTCCACGACCTGGTGCTGGGGCTGCCGTCCGCGCCGCGTCCGGGGACCGAGGTGTGGGCGGACGACTCCGCCGAGAGCCCGGGCGGGATCGCCAACTTCGCGGTCGCGCTGGCCCGGCTCGGGCTGCGCACCGGCCTGGCCGCGACCTTCGGCGCCGACGATCTCGGCGACCGGCTGTGGGACCGGCTGGCACTGGGCGAAGGCATCGATCTGACTCTCTCCCGCAAGCTCGACGGCTGGCAGACCCCACTCACGGTGGCCCTTGCCTATGACAACGACCGGGCCCTGGTCACCAGGGGTACCCCTCCTCCGCTGTCGGCCGACGAGCTCCTGACCACGCTGCCGGCCGCCAAGGCCGTTGCCGCTCACATCGGTCCCTGGCCGAACGAGTGGCTCGCCAAGGCCCGGGCGGCCGGCAGCGTGGTGTTCGCCGACGTCGGCTGGGACCCCACCGAGCAGTGGGATCCCGCGGTACTCGATCAACTGGAGCACTGCGACGTATTCCTGCCGAACGCCGGTGAGGCGATGAACTACACCCGCACGAGTACGCCGGACGAGGCGCTCGGGCGGCTGGCCGAGAAAGTCCCGCTGGTTGTCGTCTCGGACGGCGCGAACGGAGCGCTGGCGCTGGACGCGAGCACCGGCGAGCGGGTCGTAGTACCGGCCGTACAGGTCTCGGCGGCGGACACCACCGGGGCGGGTGATGTGTTCGCCGCCGGGTTCATCGCAGCGAGCCACTGGGGCCTCCCGCTGGCCGAGCGGGTGGAGTTCGCCGCACTGGTCGCGGCGCTGTCCGTCACCAAGCTCGGTGGCGCCGAGGCCGCTCCGCGGTGGGCCGACCTCGCCGCATGGCACCACCAGCATCCAGAACACCCATCCCTTGCCGCGCTGATCAGCGCACACTCCGGGAGCGCAGGGCTGCGCGACCAGTCAGGAAGGTAG
- a CDS encoding DeoR/GlpR family DNA-binding transcription regulator, translating to MLPQQRQDQIVRALRVDGAGGVKLLAAQLGVSEATIRRDLEQLHEQGRLTRVYGGALAVDGGDEPFAEVSAVHATEKDKIARRAAALVNDGQSVLLDIGTTALRVAQHLRGRSLTVVTSNLAVLEELQHDEQIELIILGGFVRRSYRSLVGYLTEESLRQIHVDWLFLGTSGVRPDGRVMDSTMIEVPVKRAMIKAADRVVLLADATKFPGHGVAKVCEPGELSMVVTEAGADEATRGQLEEAGVQVVLT from the coding sequence GTGTTGCCACAGCAGCGGCAGGATCAGATCGTCCGCGCACTTCGGGTCGACGGGGCCGGAGGTGTGAAACTGCTGGCTGCCCAGCTCGGCGTCAGCGAGGCCACCATCCGGCGCGACCTCGAGCAGTTGCACGAGCAGGGCCGGCTGACGCGGGTCTATGGCGGCGCGCTGGCTGTCGACGGCGGTGACGAGCCGTTCGCCGAGGTCAGTGCGGTGCATGCGACCGAGAAGGACAAGATCGCGCGGCGCGCGGCCGCCCTGGTCAACGACGGGCAGTCGGTGCTGCTGGACATCGGTACGACGGCCCTGCGGGTCGCGCAGCACCTGCGCGGCCGCTCGCTGACCGTCGTCACCAGCAACCTCGCGGTGCTGGAGGAGCTGCAGCACGACGAGCAGATCGAGCTGATCATCCTGGGTGGCTTCGTCCGGCGCAGCTACCGCTCACTGGTCGGCTACCTGACCGAAGAGTCGCTGCGGCAGATCCACGTCGACTGGCTGTTCCTCGGCACCAGCGGGGTCCGCCCCGACGGCCGGGTGATGGACAGCACGATGATCGAAGTACCGGTGAAGCGGGCGATGATCAAGGCCGCCGACCGGGTGGTGCTGCTGGCCGACGCGACCAAGTTCCCCGGCCACGGTGTCGCCAAGGTCTGCGAGCCGGGTGAACTTTCCATGGTGGTGACCGAAGCCGGCGCCGACGAGGCGACCCGGGGGCAGCTGGAGGAGGCTGGGGTGCAGGTGGTGCTGACATGA
- a CDS encoding 6-phospho-beta-glucosidase: protein MRLTILGGGGFRVPLVYQALLGDRGDGRITSVVLYDTDRSRLASIGSVLRQQATPYADAPVVTETTDLDEALRGADFVFSAIRVGGLEGRTVDERVALDLGVLGQETVGAGGIAYALRTLPVATAIAQRIAALAPEAWVINFTNPAGMVTEAMIPSLGDRVIGICDSPSGLGRRAALALGLDASSVFYDYAGLNHLGWLRGLQSGGVDHLPALLADPAALGDFEEGRLFGVEWLRSLGSIPNEYLHYYYFARETLAAVQAVEQTRGTFLLEQQSRFYAETAAQPADALELWQKTRAERESTYMVESRAVADAGERDERDMSAGGYEQVALSLMRAIAHNERASLILNVRNRGTLRHLDDDAVVEIPCTVDANGARPLAISQFTDHQAGLVCAVKAVERSTIEAAASGSRAAAVRAFAWHPLIDSVTAAHQLLDGYIAELPDLAPFRT, encoded by the coding sequence ATGAGGCTGACCATTCTCGGAGGCGGCGGGTTCCGGGTTCCGCTCGTCTACCAGGCGTTGCTGGGGGATCGTGGCGACGGCCGGATCACCTCCGTGGTGCTCTACGACACCGACCGCTCCCGGCTGGCGTCCATCGGTTCGGTGCTGCGGCAACAGGCCACACCGTACGCCGATGCGCCGGTGGTGACCGAGACAACCGACCTCGACGAGGCGCTGCGCGGTGCCGACTTCGTCTTCTCCGCGATCCGGGTCGGCGGGCTCGAAGGCCGCACCGTCGACGAGCGGGTCGCCCTCGACCTCGGCGTACTGGGGCAGGAGACGGTCGGCGCGGGTGGGATCGCCTACGCCTTGCGGACGCTGCCGGTGGCCACCGCCATCGCCCAGCGGATCGCCGCGCTGGCGCCTGAGGCATGGGTCATCAACTTCACCAACCCGGCCGGGATGGTGACCGAGGCGATGATCCCGTCCCTGGGGGACCGGGTGATCGGGATCTGCGACTCGCCGTCCGGGCTCGGGCGCCGGGCCGCCTTGGCGCTGGGGCTGGACGCCTCGTCGGTCTTCTACGACTACGCCGGGCTCAATCACCTCGGCTGGTTGCGCGGGCTGCAGTCGGGTGGCGTGGATCATCTGCCGGCGTTGCTGGCCGACCCGGCGGCGCTCGGCGACTTCGAGGAGGGGCGGCTCTTCGGGGTCGAGTGGCTGCGCTCGCTGGGGTCGATCCCCAATGAGTACCTGCACTACTACTACTTCGCCCGCGAGACGCTGGCCGCAGTACAGGCGGTCGAGCAGACGCGCGGGACGTTCCTGCTGGAGCAGCAGTCGCGGTTCTACGCCGAGACGGCTGCACAGCCCGCCGATGCGTTGGAGCTGTGGCAGAAGACGCGGGCCGAGCGCGAGTCGACGTACATGGTGGAGAGCCGTGCGGTGGCCGACGCGGGGGAGCGGGACGAGCGGGACATGTCGGCGGGTGGCTACGAGCAGGTCGCGCTGTCACTGATGCGGGCGATCGCCCACAACGAGCGGGCGTCGCTGATCCTGAACGTGCGCAACCGCGGCACCCTGCGCCACCTCGACGACGACGCGGTGGTCGAGATCCCGTGCACGGTCGACGCCAACGGCGCCCGGCCGCTCGCGATCTCGCAGTTCACCGACCACCAGGCCGGCCTGGTCTGCGCGGTCAAGGCGGTCGAGCGGTCCACCATCGAAGCCGCCGCCTCCGGTTCGCGGGCCGCCGCCGTCCGGGCCTTCGCCTGGCACCCCCTGATCGACTCCGTCACCGCCGCCCATCAACTGCTCGACGGCTACATCGCGGAGCTTCCGGACCTGGCTCCCTTCCGCACCTGA
- the rpsP gene encoding 30S ribosomal protein S16 produces MAVKIRLKRIGKKRAPHYRIVVMDARAKRDGRAIEEIGKYNPKAEPSFIHVESDRAQYWLGVGAQPTEAVAAIFRASGDWQKFKGLEAPAPLRVKEPKRDKQEIFNEALAEAHGTLKTEAVTKKATAKKAEPKAEKKDDAAEAKVEEAAPAADAAAAADAPADDAKA; encoded by the coding sequence GTGGCAGTCAAGATTCGTCTGAAGCGCATCGGCAAGAAGCGTGCGCCGCACTACCGCATCGTCGTGATGGACGCCCGCGCCAAGCGTGACGGCCGCGCCATCGAGGAGATCGGCAAGTACAACCCGAAGGCCGAGCCGTCGTTCATCCACGTCGAGTCGGACCGGGCGCAGTACTGGCTGGGCGTCGGCGCGCAGCCGACCGAGGCCGTCGCCGCGATCTTCCGGGCCAGCGGTGACTGGCAGAAGTTCAAGGGTCTCGAGGCTCCGGCGCCGCTGCGGGTCAAGGAGCCCAAGCGGGACAAGCAGGAGATCTTCAACGAGGCCCTCGCCGAGGCGCACGGCACGCTGAAGACCGAGGCCGTCACCAAGAAGGCCACCGCCAAGAAGGCGGAGCCGAAGGCCGAGAAGAAGGACGACGCCGCCGAGGCCAAGGTCGAAGAGGCCGCTCCGGCCGCTGACGCCGCCGCCGCCGCCGACGCGCCGGCCGACGACGCCAAGGCCTGA
- a CDS encoding RNA-binding protein produces METEALEHLVRGIVDNPDDVSVRSRNLRRGQTLEVHVHPDDIGKVIGRNGRTATAIRTVVGALSSEQSVRIDFVDEFNKRPRR; encoded by the coding sequence ATGGAGACCGAGGCGCTCGAGCACCTGGTCCGGGGCATCGTCGACAATCCCGACGACGTCAGTGTCCGGTCGCGTAACCTGCGCCGCGGACAGACGCTCGAGGTGCACGTGCACCCCGACGACATCGGCAAGGTGATCGGCCGCAACGGCCGGACGGCGACCGCGATCCGTACCGTGGTCGGGGCGCTCAGCTCCGAGCAGTCGGTCCGGATCGACTTCGTCGACGAGTTCAACAAGCGTCCGCGCCGCTGA
- the rimM gene encoding ribosome maturation factor RimM (Essential for efficient processing of 16S rRNA) produces MLVIVGRIGRAHGIKGEVGMIVRTDDPDLRFADGARLVTPTTPPRTLVVESSRWHSGRLLVKFVESPDRTAAENLRNLEVQAEIGEDERPEDPEEYYDRELIGLKVRTTDGAEAGEVIDVVHLPSQDLLEIRRPAGNAVLVPLVEELVPEIDLDAKYVTVADRPGLLDPEGAEVVPAEPGDAGR; encoded by the coding sequence GTGCTGGTGATCGTCGGCCGGATCGGCCGGGCGCATGGGATCAAGGGCGAGGTCGGCATGATCGTCCGGACGGACGACCCCGACCTCCGGTTCGCCGACGGCGCCCGGCTGGTGACGCCCACGACGCCGCCCAGGACGCTGGTCGTCGAGTCCAGCCGCTGGCACAGCGGGCGGTTGCTGGTGAAGTTCGTCGAGTCGCCGGACCGCACCGCGGCGGAGAACCTGCGCAACCTGGAGGTCCAGGCCGAGATCGGCGAGGACGAGCGGCCGGAGGACCCCGAGGAGTACTACGACCGCGAGCTGATCGGCCTGAAGGTCCGCACCACCGACGGCGCCGAGGCCGGTGAGGTCATCGACGTGGTGCACCTGCCGTCGCAGGACCTGCTGGAGATCCGCAGGCCGGCCGGCAACGCCGTACTGGTGCCGCTGGTCGAAGAGCTGGTCCCGGAGATCGACCTGGACGCGAAGTACGTGACGGTGGCCGACCGGCCGGGGCTGCTCGATCCCGAAGGCGCCGAGGTGGTTCCGGCCGAGCCTGGAGACGCGGGCCGATGA
- the trmD gene encoding tRNA (guanosine(37)-N1)-methyltransferase TrmD, with protein sequence MRLDVFSIFPEYLAALDVSLVGKAAKSGLLDVRVHDLRDWTHDRHRTVDDTPYGGGAGMVMKPQPWGEAFDAVLPADGPSQPRLIVPTPAGRPFSQDLAYELAAEPWLAFACGRYEGIDARVAAHAAERMQVTEVSIGDYVLNGGEVAVLVMVEAIARLLPGVIGNPESLAEESHSGHGLLEYPVYTKPAEWRGHDVPEVLLSGNHKLIAEWRHDESVRRTTERRPDLLAAWGSAVAAEDDPASQVRVLPATEADAGELLTLQRATFLTEGQAYGDLSIPPLSESLEECVARFARGPVWKAVAGGRIVGSVQLVLDGSVGRIGRLMVAPDWQRRGIAGKLLQVAEKTAPAEITAYELFTGADSERTLQLYRNAGYRELKRERQTERVELVLLAKRRRRR encoded by the coding sequence ATGAGGCTCGACGTCTTCTCGATCTTCCCGGAGTACCTGGCCGCCCTCGACGTCTCGCTGGTGGGCAAGGCGGCCAAGAGCGGCCTGCTGGACGTCCGCGTCCACGATCTCCGTGACTGGACCCACGACCGCCACCGCACTGTCGACGACACCCCGTACGGCGGTGGCGCGGGCATGGTGATGAAGCCGCAGCCGTGGGGAGAGGCGTTCGACGCAGTACTGCCGGCTGACGGGCCGTCACAGCCCCGGCTGATCGTCCCCACGCCTGCAGGCCGCCCCTTCAGCCAGGACCTGGCCTACGAGCTTGCTGCCGAGCCGTGGCTGGCTTTCGCCTGCGGGCGATACGAGGGCATCGACGCGCGAGTGGCGGCCCACGCCGCCGAGCGAATGCAGGTCACCGAGGTCTCGATCGGCGACTACGTGCTCAACGGCGGCGAGGTCGCCGTACTGGTCATGGTCGAGGCCATCGCCCGCCTCCTGCCCGGTGTGATCGGCAACCCGGAGTCCCTGGCCGAGGAGTCTCACTCGGGGCACGGGCTGCTGGAGTACCCCGTCTACACGAAGCCGGCGGAGTGGCGCGGACACGACGTACCCGAGGTGTTGCTGTCGGGCAATCACAAGCTGATCGCCGAGTGGCGCCACGACGAGTCCGTACGGCGTACCACCGAGCGCAGGCCCGACCTGCTGGCCGCCTGGGGCAGTGCGGTGGCTGCTGAGGACGACCCGGCGTCGCAGGTTCGGGTACTCCCGGCGACCGAGGCGGACGCGGGGGAGTTGCTCACGCTGCAGCGCGCGACCTTCCTGACCGAAGGCCAGGCGTACGGCGACCTGTCGATTCCGCCGCTGTCGGAGTCGCTGGAGGAGTGTGTTGCCCGCTTCGCGCGGGGGCCGGTCTGGAAGGCGGTGGCGGGAGGGCGCATCGTCGGATCGGTGCAGTTGGTCCTGGACGGCTCAGTGGGCCGGATCGGGCGGCTGATGGTGGCCCCTGACTGGCAGCGGCGAGGGATCGCCGGCAAGCTCCTGCAGGTCGCCGAGAAGACCGCGCCCGCCGAGATCACGGCGTACGAGCTGTTCACGGGTGCGGACAGTGAGCGCACCCTGCAGCTCTACCGCAACGCCGGCTACCGCGAGCTCAAGCGGGAGCGGCAGACCGAGCGGGTCGAGCTGGTACTGCTGGCCAAGCGTCGCAGGCGGCGCTGA
- the rplS gene encoding 50S ribosomal protein L19 — MTNVLNELDNASKRDDIPAFRAGDTVNVHVKVVEGNRSRVQVFKGVVIRRHGGGLQETFTVRKVSFGVGVERTFPMHTPIVDKIEVVTRGDVRRAKLYYLRDLRGKAAKIKEKRDNIPAS; from the coding sequence ATGACCAACGTCCTGAACGAGCTCGACAACGCGAGCAAGCGTGACGACATCCCCGCTTTCCGCGCCGGTGACACGGTCAACGTGCACGTCAAGGTCGTCGAAGGCAACCGGTCCCGCGTCCAGGTCTTCAAGGGTGTCGTGATCCGCCGCCACGGTGGTGGCCTGCAGGAGACCTTCACGGTCCGCAAGGTCAGCTTCGGCGTCGGCGTCGAGCGGACCTTCCCGATGCACACCCCGATCGTCGACAAGATCGAGGTCGTCACCCGCGGCGACGTCCGTCGCGCGAAGCTGTACTACCTGCGCGACCTGCGCGGCAAGGCCGCCAAGATCAAGGAGAAGCGGGACAACATCCCGGCCTCCTGA
- the lepB gene encoding signal peptidase I — MSLLIEMTTVTVLALVITVVLRLFVAEAFYVPSESMYDTLTTNDRILAEKVSYLHREVDRGDIVVFKDPANWLNEAPKQPGPLRQLGEFVGILPRSGEGHLVKRVIGVAGDRVICCNKSGQIAVNNIALDEREYLLEDAKPSNSPFSVVVPPGSLWVMGDNRAESADSRAHMGGPGGGFVPVDNVVGRACCVIWPSDRMTMLRPPETFKKPGLKK; from the coding sequence ATGAGCCTGCTGATCGAGATGACCACCGTGACGGTGCTCGCGTTGGTCATCACGGTCGTCCTGCGACTCTTCGTTGCCGAGGCCTTCTACGTGCCCTCGGAGTCGATGTACGACACCCTGACGACCAACGACCGGATCCTGGCCGAGAAGGTCAGCTATCTGCACCGTGAGGTCGACCGGGGCGACATCGTCGTGTTCAAGGACCCGGCCAACTGGCTGAACGAGGCGCCGAAGCAGCCCGGGCCGCTGCGGCAGCTCGGTGAGTTCGTCGGCATCCTCCCGCGCAGCGGTGAGGGTCACCTGGTCAAACGGGTGATCGGCGTGGCCGGCGACCGGGTGATCTGCTGTAACAAGTCCGGCCAGATCGCGGTGAACAACATCGCCCTGGACGAGCGGGAGTACCTGCTCGAGGACGCCAAGCCCTCGAATTCGCCGTTCAGCGTCGTTGTGCCGCCTGGTTCACTGTGGGTCATGGGTGACAACCGGGCCGAATCCGCGGACTCCCGTGCCCACATGGGCGGACCCGGCGGCGGATTCGTTCCCGTCGACAACGTGGTTGGCCGTGCCTGTTGCGTAATCTGGCCGTCTGACCGGATGACGATGCTGCGTCCTCCGGAAACCTTCAAGAAGCCGGGGCTGAAGAAGTGA
- the lepB gene encoding signal peptidase I has translation MTETPTATKEKPAHRSGLAAAAREFVLIVVGALIVSSILRAFVGQMFIIPSESMQNTLLVGDRVVVEKLTDVERGDVVVFEDPGGWLGNGESGPKRGSVGRFFEVVGLLPDSSHGHLIKRLVGMPGDKVACCDSKGRLMVNGQPLEESQYLYPGDAASAMEFQVTVPAGRVFVMGDHRAESGDSRVHLSDTGPDGGAPGDAAFVPMEKVTGRAVLVVWPANRFGKLGVPDTFKSIPAPGPAPDKPSISLTPPPK, from the coding sequence GTGACTGAGACACCGACTGCGACGAAAGAGAAACCCGCCCACCGCTCGGGCCTCGCGGCAGCTGCTCGCGAGTTCGTGCTGATCGTGGTCGGTGCTCTGATCGTCTCGTCGATCCTGCGGGCCTTCGTCGGCCAGATGTTCATCATCCCCAGCGAGTCGATGCAGAACACGCTGCTGGTCGGTGACCGGGTGGTGGTCGAGAAACTGACCGACGTCGAGCGCGGCGACGTCGTCGTGTTCGAGGATCCGGGCGGCTGGCTCGGCAACGGGGAGAGCGGCCCGAAGCGTGGTTCGGTCGGCCGGTTCTTCGAGGTCGTCGGCCTGCTGCCGGACTCCAGCCACGGGCACCTGATCAAGCGCCTGGTCGGAATGCCGGGCGACAAGGTCGCCTGCTGCGACTCCAAGGGCCGCCTGATGGTGAACGGTCAGCCCCTCGAGGAGAGTCAGTACCTGTACCCGGGTGACGCGGCCTCGGCGATGGAGTTCCAGGTCACCGTGCCGGCCGGTCGGGTCTTCGTGATGGGCGATCATCGGGCCGAGTCGGGTGACTCGCGAGTGCATCTGAGCGACACCGGGCCCGACGGCGGCGCTCCGGGTGACGCGGCGTTCGTGCCGATGGAGAAGGTGACCGGCCGGGCGGTGCTGGTGGTTTGGCCGGCGAACAGATTCGGCAAACTCGGCGTACCGGATACCTTCAAGTCGATCCCGGCGCCCGGTCCGGCACCGGACAAGCCCTCGATCTCCCTGACCCCACCTCCCAAGTGA